In Phoenix dactylifera cultivar Barhee BC4 chromosome 1, palm_55x_up_171113_PBpolish2nd_filt_p, whole genome shotgun sequence, the genomic stretch TTACAATCCATGGAAAATTGAACTAAGTGAAGCCTTATCGCTGGGCCTTGCATTCTCAATCTTCTCCCTCCTTGGCCAAGTTTCATGGCTTGCGAAAGATATTGTGTGGCTAGCTGCAGATTCACAATTTGGGGAATATACCTCAGTTTCTGCATGGCTAAAAGACTACCATAGTCCTGTTTTCTTTAGTGAATCAGGGAAAATGAATGTTGATATGTGCTATGAATATAATAGTCATCAAGATTGGGATCGTATTACGGTGAATTGGGCAAATGCTAATGCTTTCAAACGTGCAGGAACTATGGCTGCTGCTCTTGTTCTTAAGGTCttagaaaagaaggaaagacaGGAAAGAGATAGCCTTACCATATATGCAGAGGCATCCAATGGCCAGATGCCAAACCTAGACCTCATCAATATTGTCCATTATTTAGCAGTTCATAGGCAAGGTTTGCGTGTAAAGATTGCGACCATAGGTTCATTACTCAACTCTGTGTGGCTTAGGTCAATTGGTGAAATAGTGCAAAGACTTTGCAGATTTGCTAAAAGCTTGGATCCGAGATGGAAATATGATATTACTTCTGCTGATTATGTAGAAGGCAGTGCTACACTTGCAAGCTCAATGTATTATCAGGTAGCAGTTAAAGCCTTTAAAATAAGATGACCAGTTTATATCTTGCAATATAAATTTCTGAATTCTGATCAAGCTTCTTTTGATATGCTGTCCATTACTGCAGGCAATTGGGGTGCCCACTGGGTCACATGGTGCTTTCCGTGATTACCAGGTGGATGCAGTAACTCTGGAGCTCTCTCCCTGGTTTTCTCTGAAAAATGAGAACAGTCAATCTGCATTCCTTCTGAGGGGTGGCAGGTTGGTGCCCATTCTGTTTGTCATAATTTCTCTTTGTTGAATACATTTGTTAGGAATCATTTAATCATTTGTTATTAGGCTTATTCATGTTGTGTTCATTTTGTTCTTCACCATGGTCGGGCCCTTGTTGGGCAACCAACAAGACAATCAGTGCGGCATGAGGAGAGGCATTTTTGATCATCTGGTAAACACCAGTGGTTGCTTTTTTATTTAGGGATTGAGGTGCATGAGCCTGATATGTATTTGCATATCGTTTTTCTTCAATTtctcctccccttcctcttttttctcaaattttctctatttctccttttcttcttcttcttcttcttccatttgCTTATTTTCTTTCATCCTCTTTCAAATATGTTTTTTATCCCTTGAAGGGACTCTTTGATCATTGTTGCCTTTACAGAACTGAAAAACAATCTAAATCTTTTGATGACAAACTAAGGTCTTGATATGAAAATGGTTCATCTTGATGCATTCTGTTGGTTTTTATCTTTCTCAAAAATGTTAAGATGCTTGAGATATGCAATTATTACCATTTTTCTTAGTTCTCAGCTGTGGTGTTCAACAACCATATGGCTTTGTGCTCTTTTCGATATATTTTCATTCTATTGATGGTGCACATCGTatttttatatgtatgtatgtattattACTACTTTTCTTATTTCTCAGCTTTGGTGTGCAACAACCATATAGCTTGCTGGTTTTGATATGTTTCATTCTATTGATGGTGCATGTTGTATTTGCGTGTGCGTGTAtacttgcatgcatgcatggatgTATGGACATAGATGCATGCATGTTGGCCTATTAGGTCTCCCATATCGCCATGcatattctatttatttgatcTAAGTCTCTGACACATCCATGTGTCAAAATTGCTCACAATACTACTTTGTTTGTCCTTCATGgtattttttcaaaaagaaaataaaatgctgCATTCTGACACCTATCTTATTTCCTCCTTATAATGCGAAACCACCTTTTCATCCTCACTTTCAACATAGATGAGAATACTGTCAACTATCAAATGCTCCTCTCTCATGTAATTCTCACCTGCATCATGAGTGACAGGTTGTAGTTGGCCAAAAGCCTAGTATGCCTTGTAGCTATTTTATGTCATCTGATCCTTCTTCCATGTCGGTGACATGGTTGAGTAAGATTTTGATGGTTATATTGCTTTCAtttgagctcatcaaacaaGCTGGTATTGTAAATATCATAATCATGAACAGTTTGTGCTATATTAGGTGCATTTTTGTTATTTGGCCCCTAGTTAAGTGATCTCTATCCTCTCAAAGAATTAGGGAGCTTTATAAATAAAAGAATATTTGGGGCATCCGCCTTCCCCCCTttcttcttggtttcatttctcTTCTTATTTCCATtgtcttttctttcttcaacATTTCTCTTCTTTCTGTTTCTTTTATGCAGGACATAATATCGTTTTAGGGGACACCCTCCTCCAGGGTCTGTCAGGTGCTGAATTTTAGCCTCATGGTGCTGCTATTTAACACCTAGGCTAGAGCCTCTACAAGAAACATGGGTTCTAACAGGTCGGCAAGCTTCTTGGTGATGTAAATGAGCATACTTTCCAAGGGTCCATTGAGTCACTTGTCATGGCCTTATGGTTGGAGTATGTGGAAATTGCATGGGTGGGTGGGGTCTTTAGAGTTAAACATGCATGTTGGTTACTTGGTTGTGATGATTCCCTTGGCATGCGTGGACAGTGTGATGCCCCCAAAGGTTAGCAATTCTTTGTATGGTTGAGACCTGGGATCTCCTTCATGCTATGATAAGTATCAAGCTTGACCTGTGATCCCCTTCAACCGTAAAATCATCTAGAATCATCTTGACAGACAGAAAATCTAGGTTGGAGAAAGCATAAGTAGGCTGGCTAACTATGAAAATTAGCGAATTATGTGGATGAGTCTATGAAGGGCACAAAATGATATGTTATAGGAATAGCAGTTTAgaactctctctctatctctctccccccctcccctGCCACCCAATTGTGTGTATGGGATTTTTGTCTGAAGGAATAAAATTTTCACTCCGTGCTTGCAATGAtaagaaaattaatatttatattgtgcTCGAATTTTCTTCAATGCTTTCCAAGTTGGGGCTATACTTGTTCTATTTAACTGAAGGCGTCCTTTACaatatttcaattttctttATGTTAGTACATGTAAATATGAGTTCTCAGTTACAGTAAAGTTGGACGTGGGGGAGAATTGCCTCCTCACACCTGTACCTGTGCACATGCACATGTCCTTACCACCTTCCTATTGAGTAGCGTATTACAAATTAGTAGTCTGGTAAGCCCTAAGTGCCTTGGGCAGCTTTTCATTGTCAAGTATATGCTCTTCAGTTGTCGTTTTTTATAATACTATGGCACCCTGAACACTTACATGATAGAGAAACTACTCCAGAAGGATTGACAGAGTAAAGAAGCTCGTGTCAAGGTTTGAAACACTTATTTTGTGCAAGTTCATTTTAGTGTTTTACTTAATCTGTTGATGTGCCATAAGGTGACATTAAAAATCTTATTGACATATGCAATAAAGTATGTTTTTCAGAATCAATGGCTTAAAAAATTAAACAGGGAACACATTGGACTTACAGATTTGCTAACttagagaaagaaaagataTTATGTTCAGATGCTGTTTCAAGTGTATAATTTACATAAGTAAATACAGTCTTGTAAAATAGCTCGATTCAGGACTCCATATTTCTTATATtcaaaactattattttttttcttttttccattttCATGTTGCACTCTGAAGTTGCCTCTTGAGGCCAAAAAGAAGAAATGCAATACACTGGTACTTTGGTAGATGAAAAGGGCAAGATTTAGTCAAAAGCTATTTCTTTCAACCAATTAGGCTTTTTAACCATGCTCATAAAAGTACTAATATCCACAATAAATATATCTTACCATGTACGAGGAATTACAGATATACAGTTTACTTTGGATATCTGACCGCACTGGTGGAGACCATGCTACCAGAACATATTATCCGATTGAGAGAGATAAGGATCATTTGAATTCCTCTCCATCCTATACCAATTTAAGGATGGATTCTCTCATTAGTGTATGACAGAGTGGAATAAAATTTTGAACTCAGTTACAAGCTGTTCATCTCTAGGACATTTTTgaagttctttcttttttcctccaaGCATCACTTTTTCTATTGTCATAAATAAAGATTGATGAGTACATTAATTCCATAATGTGTATAGCTTGCAATAGAATTTCATCTCATTTCCCTTTACCGGTGAGTAGATGGCTACTGATGGCTTGTAATACTTTCCTGCTATTTTTGTATAGTTGGCAATGACAGATGAATGCTACTGATGGTTTGTAACTGGTAGATAGGATGCTAACCTGTTATGTTGCAGCAAAGGCCGCAACCTTGTGAGACATCAGTCTATAAAAGTTGTTGGATCTCTAAATTGGTCTGCTGACGTCTGTTGAAATGTTTGGACTTGTTCATGCAGGTTGATTGAAGGAGTCATACGCTCAGTGAACAACCTCCTTGAAAAGTTTCATCAGTCATTTTTCCTGTACTTCTTAACAGCTCCTAACAAGTTTGTGTCAGTTGGAGTCTATATGATAGCATTTGCACTGCTTATCGCACCGCTTCCTATAGTTGCTGTTGCTCCTTTTTCTGGAAAGAATAAAATTAGACTTTCAACAGACAAGGGCAACCAGAGACCTGGCAATACTTGTACtgatgagatagagatcacCATTGGATCATGGAAATGGCTCCACGCTGCAAAGGTGGTGTTTATGATCCATCTATGGGCAGTTATTGTCTTGTTACTGCCATATTTTATCTCCCAAATCCCCTACATCAGCCCCACAACAAGCATGTTAGTTTGGGTTGCAGTTGCCATCTCTGCCCTGCTCATCGTGTACCTGATCCTGGGATCCCCTTATTCTAGTGATTGTGAATGGGCGCTTCTGAAGTCCATAATGATTGCTGCTGCTTTTATAGGCCTGGGCCTCATGTCAATTATTAATTTCTCAACTGCTCAGATTGGAGCTCTCATTGTGGTTCCGATGTGCCTGATGGTTCGACCTTTAAAGAGGCATAAGGAGGTGGCGTTGTGTACGAGAGTAATGCTGATGGCTTGTAACTTAGTCTTGGCTGTGATGGGATCCCCCCCAGCTGCACTGCTGATACTGAAAGGTTTGTCCGAGGGATTCGGAAGAGTAGGCATTGGAGACTTCTGGGTTTGGGCAGAGTTCCTATGGATATGGAACAGTGCCACGTATCTGTACCTATTTCTGGTCCATCTTCCTTGCTGGGctctatatgtacatatattacTGCATCCATGAATTGTAGACAATTTTAGTCACTCATAATATCATCAAGCAAGGAATTTGGTTGCAGAGAAAGACCCAGAGTTGTCATATTTCACTAAAGTGATCTGACTTGTTTCAACTATACTTTGCTGTATGGTGCAAACTTGTAAAATTTTCTTCAAAACTTCGGGCTCTGGTAACTGATGAGACTGACCAAGTTGAAGCTTTCTTCTTGGGCGCATTTGGAGAAACATGTTTCAATTATTTTACTCCAATGACATTTTCTGTATATTGGACCTTTGTTTTAGTTTTATCAGCTTACAATGGATTTTTTGGCTGACCTGATTTTTGTTATTGTTAAGTCTATTGGTTGAACCTTTAACATCCGTGCATGTTCGGATGCCCTGCTGTCAAAGTGCAATGAGACTTCTCTGTTTGCATTTGATGTTTGACTTTGAGAGGAAACCTTTGAGTTGATAAACCAAAGCTCAAAATTTTGGTAGCCTGTTTTTCTATAGGATCTATATTTATAAATCATAGATAAGATTATTTAACTAtaggatttatttaaaataagatTAATAATATGTATTTATGATTTTTGGTACAAATTCATGTGTATTCATATGTATTCGAGTTAAGTAAACTGAATCCTTTTTTATTtgataaaaattgaaaaatgaaTATGCTTTACTTTattcttttatgatattttcaaatcttcattgctaaaaatattttaaaacattaataattattttttaaaataaaagagcttaaagaaaaaaagtaataaggatttttgataaaaaataatattttatattatattttattttaaatatcttAAGACAAATTAGGTTGGACCGGTGATCTGGACCCTCGATTAGGGTGGTCTTTGTGTGAGTTTAATAACCATTTCTTAGATCCTTAATTACTTGTGCATTATGTGATCTGTATAGTGGATTCTATTTTCATCCTTTTTGATTTCATAATTAATgttaatttttataataaaattatgctaaaaattttatttatacttgaacAATATCCAACTTATATTTGTTATAGGATAGAAAAAATGTGGATATAAATAATATCTAacttatatctatatctattcaGAATAAATTTGGATTTACTTATTATCCAATTAGTATGAATACTAATTTTGGTACCATTTAATATCAAtatctaaatttatttttattgaaaaatatggataccCATATGGATAAATTAGTATTTAATCTGTTTCAACTCTAACAATTGGCCTCAAATACTTCCTAGTGGAAATCAATCATAcatatctgaaaataaaaattgacaTTGCTAACTATGATTTATAATgtagaaaatgtatagaaactaaaatcatttattttagaGGTCTCTTGCTCATGTATCAACCGAGCACAAATTGAAAATAGTAATAATATAGCTAGCAAGCTAAAGTATGTTATACATTATAATTTGTTAGTCTAAATCATTAATCTTGATATGAATACATTGATACACAACAGAATTCATATGATTTGAATGCTTCTAGACTATAAATCAAATCATCCTATTAAAATTATTCATTTTTCATCTATTTGATGCATTGGTAAAATATCTCGAAACTACAAGATATTTTGTTTCTAGACATTTTATGCATCATAGATCATATAccgatttttattttgaaaggtCCATCATTGATTTCCCAAAAATAAGTATTTGGGACCAAATGCACTCAAGTGAATTCTAGTCTAACCCTATCTATATATACATCTACACGTATATTACACACACGCatgcacatatatacatatctatatttatatgtacatatatacatatagatataaataataGAAATACTTTAAAACATATCAAGATCAAATTGCAAATCAAATTTCAGTTTGATTTGGATGCTTCTAGATCAAATGGAAACATGGCGTTATACAGTTAGAATTATTTCATTTTCCATTAATTCAACGCATGGTAACATATCTCAAAACTATGTGATTTTTTGAGGGCTAGGGCTAGGCATATTATGCATCATAGATGATGTCAAATGGTgcctatttttattttgaaatatccAACATTGATTTCCACTAGAAAATATTTGGGACCAAATGTACTTGAGCAAATACTAGCCTATGTCTCTCTTTATCCACATAGACACATGTGTACACATAGGATGTGCACATGTGATGCACATTTATGCCATAGAATCTAACACTTTAAAGAAGCTGAAGCAGTACCCAAAGTGTGCTTCCACTTGCAAAATAAatcaaagagagagaaaaaataataGTTGGACATCTTTTAGCTTATCTTCTTCATCCCCTTCTACCTTCTCTCAACAGATAGCTTTTAGACATGGGCTAAACAATGGGAAAATAGAAGCAACATAGCTGggcatttctcctcctcttctctctttcccttCTGCTCAAAACGACTTCACCAAGAATGATTTTTAGAGGACTGACAGAAATAATGTCATTATGGTTTATTGTAGCTTAGATGGAGCGGCGAGCAGCTACTTTTTAGATTTGATGAAGAACATTGGACCAGCTATATATGAAGGAATTCTCAAGAACAAgaagtgtcacgccccgaacccggggcccggggcgcgagcagacgccgcgcacctgcagggcggaccccgcaggcgcgcaaggcagataaatcagatcaaccatcaatagctaaacaaagataaattccagtttccatatcaaatgtccataaatataTACACATGTCAAAAGGAAAGTCAATGTCTACTAGCTAaatacatcatgatcactccatCCCATAATCCCTATAATCACATGTCAtcacctgaaaaaaaaaatgtaaataataggagtgagctaacagctcagtaggcgacatcatgcaataaagtcatcatataacatgtcataatgcatataaaagcagctaaactcataaatccaaaaatccacacaataatctgtaaacccgatccgagactcaaaatatctcaaccgcatgactacggccacatcacccagtggcatggttacaccgaagtgccaatacaactctccgaagagccgctccactgagccaacgcaccactgtgctgcaccccctggtgccaatctcacgctccgcagagccaacgcaccactgtgccgcaccccctggtgccaatcTCACGCTCCACTGAGCCGCTCCGCAGAGCAAAACGCAtccctgtgccgccactattctatcaccggtggtcaCGGTGTCGGAACcagttcctcagtacaagtcgacagggccaacgtatcatcccattggcggggtctagactatagtcacgcggtctttaaaaatcaataaataaattttccACATCGTGAATTTCTAAATCAAAGTCATGAACATGCTCCCAATAATAAGTCACATAacagtttataaaaaaaaaaataaatatttaattctaattctaacacataatgccaagaataaatcataacatcaagatatgcaagatacatgttaTAATTCGATTTTAAAGCAATAAGTCACCTACCTGGGTTCGCTTAAAAGatccctgccacagatatcacgaacccctgattaaacataaatattaattatttaattaattaagaaacataatttaaactaatttcaaccccttaaactcctaagttcataaATCCAAGAATGGGTCCCCAAGATCAAACATATACCCTAAAATCAGAATCCTTTAGacccaagtcaattgtggcccaaaacagattaggcccaattgaaccaaaccggATAACAGGTTCATATCAAATTTcgggcccaacccaaaccagtcCACAGTTCCAATTTGGCCCGACTCAGCCCAACACAGAcccccaacccaacccagacCAGGTCTGATCAGACCATAACAAAACCCATTCACTTAAACTCAGACCCAACCCAATTCAAGAAATGGGTGGAATCGGTACAACGGTCTGATCCACACTACCCAACTCAAGTTTAGGCTAAATCCCATGGTTCAATCAGATCAGGGTCTGTTGTGTCTGGTTTGAGACCCAAATAGGCCGGTACACGGTCTGATCCACACTACCCAACTCAAGTTTAGGCTAAATCCCATGGTTCAATCAGATCAGGGTCTGTTGTGTCTGGTTTGAGACCCAAATAGGCACGGAAATCAAAGCAAGGTATACgcccaggaagaagaagaagaagaagaagaagaagaagaagaagaagaaaaggaagggggggggggggggtggctggtggttccggtcggccctcggcggtcgaccgtggccctcggcggcggcgctcggccagccgccgccGGCCACTCTGCTGTCACAGGCGGCGGAAGggatgaagaagagaagaagagaagaaggagaggaagaagggaggaaagagagggaccggggctgggaagcccggccccttgttcgcccacctccggccgaacccgtttcggccggattgaccccggccggccaccgtcggccggccgaatcccatcaaaaaaaatttccaaaacaGGGGATGAAAACCGGTTGCCATCCCTCATTTCTCTCCCTCTtagatccataaaaaaaaataatgaatggattgtctttctcacctccggtcgtcgacgagCGAATCCCCGGCGAcgttggcggctccggcggcggcggtggctccggcaaacctctcaagaaaagggaagaagatgagggaaaactcaaattttttttagagGGATGGGAAAAGGGATGGGCTCGGACGAGGCTCTcagaggagagaaagagggagagagagatagagggagagagggagagagggaaagggggggggggggggaggtgcgaagatcccgctggccgttcggccggcgtggtcttCGTGGGGCGACACGAAGagcgaactgaagtcggcatccattgccgacttcagttctttGGGCCCAATAACAGGCCCAAAATTCAGATCTTTacactctaaccaactaaaaaaaatttcgtcctcgaaattaaaacatacctcaatccgagaacatggcaggaaacttctctctcatctcctcctccagctcccaagtagcttctctctcactgtgattgctccactgcacctttacataaggaatcgtgcgcctcctcaaaACTTGGTCCTTCCTATCCACTACACGGATAGGCTGCTCAACATAAGAAAGATCTGCGCGGAGCTGCAAAGGTGCCACTTCAATCACATGACTGGGATCAGCAATGTACCTCCTCAGCATGGAGACATGAAATACAGAATGAACCCCCGATAGAGCAGGTGGAAGTGCCAGTCTATAAGCAACAGATCCAACTCTCTCGAGAATCTCGAAGGGTCCCACATATCTCGGACTGAGCTTGCCTCGAACTCCAAACCGCATGATCCCTTTAGAAGGGGATACTCTGAGGAACACATGATCTCCGACCTGAAATTCTAATTCCCGCCTCCTGATATCTGCATAGCTTTTCTGTCTACTCTGAGCTGCTCGGAGTCGTTCTCTGATCAACTGAATCTTTTCCACTGTCTGCTGCACCATCTCTGGACCCAAGATCTTCCTCTcccccacatcatcccaacagataggCGATCTGCACTTCCTACCATATAGAGCTTCATAAGGAGCCATCTGTATGCTTGCCTGGTAGCTattattataagcaaactctACCAGTGACAAGTGATGATCCCAAGAGCCCCTCATATCAATAGAGCAGGCTCTCAGCATATCCTCTAAAATCTGGATGGTCCTCTCAGACTGTCCATCTGTCTGTGGATGAAAGGCTGTACTGAAGCTAAGGGTGGTCCCCAAAGCTCTGTGCAAGCTGCCCCAGAAATGTGCCACAAACCGGAAATCTCTGTCTGATACAATGGATACTGGAACTCCGTGCAGCCGTACTATCTGCTCGATATATAATTCTGCCAGCTTCTCCAGTGTCATCCCGGTCTTGATTGCCAGAAAATGAGCTGTTTTGGTCAGTCTGTCTACGATCACCCAGACTGAATCATGACCTCTAAGGGTACGAGGTAGTCCTGATACGAAATCCATAGTGATATGCTCCCATTTCCACTCTGGAATCGGCAGAGGTTGTAGCATACCTGCTGGTCTCTGATGCTCAATCTTAACTTGCTGACAAGTTAAGCATTGAGATACATGCTGGGCAATCTCCCTCTTCCTGAACTCGCTCAGCTGGGCGAGGAGTCGCCGGATCATCTCCCATCGTCTCAATCAGACGACGAGGTGGTATACGAGTACGGCGGGGCGGCATCCTGATACAGACATAATACCACAAGTTAGGGTTAAGTCAAAAATCTTCCTATGAGTTTACTACCCCACTCTCATTTCCTCACATGTGTCCCTATGCTCCTAGGGTTTTCATtagttattgtttttttttttttttttttttgttctgatGTCCCTAGTGATCGttaacctaagctctgataccaataaatctgtcacgccccgaacccggggcccggggcgcgagcagacgccgcgcacctgcagggcggaccccgcaggcgCGCAAGGCAGATAAATCAGATCAACCATCAATAGCTAAACAAAGATAAATTCCAGTTTCCATATTAAATGTCCATAAATATATACACATGTCAAAAGGAAAGTCAATATCTACTAGCTAaatacatcatgatcactccatCCCATAATCCCTATAATCACATGTCAtcacctgaaaaaaaaaatgtaagtaataggagtgagctaacagctcagtaggcgacatcatgcaataaagtcatcatataacatgtcataatgcatataaaagcagctaaactcataaatccaaaaatccacaTAATAATCTGTAAACccgatccgagactcaaaatatctcaaccgcatgactacggccacatcacccagtggcatggttacaccgaagtgccaatacaactctccgaagagccgctccactgagccaacgcaccactgtgccgcaccccctggtgccaatctcacgctccgcagagccaacgcaccactgtgccgcaccccctggtgccaatctcacgctccactgagccgctccgcagagcaaaacgcacccctgtgccgccactattctatcaccggtggtcacggtgtcgaaaccagttcctcagtacaagtcgacagggccaacgtatcatcccattggcggggtctagactatagtcacgcggtctttaaaaatcaataaataaattttccACATCGTGAATTTCTAAATCAAAGTCATGAACATGCTCCCAATAATAAGTCACATAacagtttataaaaaaaaaaataaatatttaattctaattctaacaca encodes the following:
- the LOC103721849 gene encoding glycosylphosphatidylinositol anchor attachment 1 protein isoform X1, which gives rise to MALEEEQKPKGGVARSRLIVRLGAFLVSHNVFVSVVCCIAGIIALLLLPVLAKNTYISENALMPGSANPAFSAQDVMEANRFVKDLIDRRTIEGTGIEIPRLIGQHMAGVGAEVYYHKFWPHKNQFHPLHFFSCAPNTVTMQSNSSCASVGVNSIGIIRAPRGDGKEAIVLVTPYNPWKIELSEALSLGLAFSIFSLLGQVSWLAKDIVWLAADSQFGEYTSVSAWLKDYHSPVFFSESGKMNVDMCYEYNSHQDWDRITVNWANANAFKRAGTMAAALVLKVLEKKERQERDSLTIYAEASNGQMPNLDLINIVHYLAVHRQGLRVKIATIGSLLNSVWLRSIGEIVQRLCRFAKSLDPRWKYDITSADYVEGSATLASSMYYQAIGVPTGSHGAFRDYQVDAVTLELSPWFSLKNENSQSAFLLRGGRLIEGVIRSVNNLLEKFHQSFFLYFLTAPNKFVSVGVYMIAFALLIAPLPIVAVAPFSGKNKIRLSTDKGNQRPGNTCTDEIEITIGSWKWLHAAKVVFMIHLWAVIVLLLPYFISQIPYISPTTSMLVWVAVAISALLIVYLILGSPYSSDCEWALLKSIMIAAAFIGLGLMSIINFSTAQIGALIVVPMCLMVRPLKRHKEVALCTRVMLMACNLVLAVMGSPPAALLILKGLSEGFGRVGIGDFWVWAEFLWIWNSATYLYLFLVHLPCWALYVHILLHP
- the LOC103721849 gene encoding uncharacterized protein LOC103721849 isoform X3, whose translation is MALEEEQKPKGGVARSRLIVRLGAFLVSHNVFVSVVCCIAGIIALLLLPVLAKNTYISENALMPGSANPAFSAQDVMEANRFVKDLIDRRTIEGTGIEIPRLIGQHMAGVGAEVYYHKFWPHKNQFHPLHFFSCAPNTVTMQSNSSCASVGVNSIGIIRAPRGDGKEAIVLVTPYNPWKIELSEALSLGLAFSIFSLLGQVSWLAKDIVWLAADSQFGEYTSVSAWLKDYHSPVFFSESGKMNVDMCYEYNSHQDWDRITVNWANANAFKRAGTMAAALVLKVLEKKERQERDSLTIYAEASNGQMPNLDLINIVHYLAVHRQGLRVKIATIGSLLNSVWLRSIGEIVQRLCRFAKSLDPRWKYDITSADYVEGSATLASSMYYQAIGVPTGSHGAFRDYQVDAVTLELSPWFSLKNENSQSAFLLRGGRT
- the LOC103721849 gene encoding glycosylphosphatidylinositol anchor attachment 1 protein isoform X2 produces the protein MQSNSSCASVGVNSIGIIRAPRGDGKEAIVLVTPYNPWKIELSEALSLGLAFSIFSLLGQVSWLAKDIVWLAADSQFGEYTSVSAWLKDYHSPVFFSESGKMNVDMCYEYNSHQDWDRITVNWANANAFKRAGTMAAALVLKVLEKKERQERDSLTIYAEASNGQMPNLDLINIVHYLAVHRQGLRVKIATIGSLLNSVWLRSIGEIVQRLCRFAKSLDPRWKYDITSADYVEGSATLASSMYYQAIGVPTGSHGAFRDYQVDAVTLELSPWFSLKNENSQSAFLLRGGRLIEGVIRSVNNLLEKFHQSFFLYFLTAPNKFVSVGVYMIAFALLIAPLPIVAVAPFSGKNKIRLSTDKGNQRPGNTCTDEIEITIGSWKWLHAAKVVFMIHLWAVIVLLLPYFISQIPYISPTTSMLVWVAVAISALLIVYLILGSPYSSDCEWALLKSIMIAAAFIGLGLMSIINFSTAQIGALIVVPMCLMVRPLKRHKEVALCTRVMLMACNLVLAVMGSPPAALLILKGLSEGFGRVGIGDFWVWAEFLWIWNSATYLYLFLVHLPCWALYVHILLHP